The following coding sequences lie in one Deinococcus cellulosilyticus NBRC 106333 = KACC 11606 genomic window:
- a CDS encoding RsmF rRNA methyltransferase first C-terminal domain-containing protein — MQLPEPFESRMQRLLGQDYPAFRAALEQPRALGLRVNPAKLSSEQVQSLPFLEGAVPWSEWGYYYQSDSRPSTHPFFISGGFYLQEPSAMAVAELAAPKPGQWVIDLCAAPGGKTTHLASFMEGQGVLVANEFTQSRVPKLMENVERWGARTTVLNNPLDRIARKWEGLFDVVVLDAPCSGEGMFRKDPEALSEWRESTPERLGRLQQDLIEQAATLTAPEGTLVYSTCTFSLEENEQVIEQFLRKHPEFQLDSAHLHPGFAEGFGLPETARLFPHRLEGEGHFMAKLVRTDGEEGDFSYEEHAKVSKPALKVWEEFRRGHLLGELDGVVTERAGHLYLVREHLPSLSGLKVPAPGIYLGEVRFERFVPAKALAHHLTLKQVSRPLEVGAAEAFKLEFGESVDVNAPDGWHWLHFSGVGLTWGVVKRGKLRPTPLRV; from the coding sequence GTGCAACTTCCCGAGCCTTTTGAATCCCGCATGCAACGCCTGCTGGGCCAGGACTATCCCGCGTTCCGGGCGGCACTGGAACAGCCCAGAGCACTGGGTCTGCGGGTGAATCCTGCAAAACTGTCTTCCGAGCAGGTCCAGAGCCTGCCTTTTCTGGAAGGTGCGGTGCCGTGGTCAGAGTGGGGGTATTACTACCAGAGTGACTCCAGGCCCAGCACCCATCCCTTCTTCATCTCAGGGGGGTTTTACCTGCAGGAGCCCAGTGCCATGGCGGTGGCTGAACTTGCTGCTCCAAAACCGGGCCAGTGGGTGATTGACCTGTGTGCTGCGCCAGGGGGCAAGACCACCCACCTCGCCAGTTTCATGGAGGGTCAGGGGGTGCTGGTCGCCAACGAATTCACCCAGAGCCGGGTCCCGAAACTGATGGAAAACGTGGAGCGCTGGGGAGCAAGAACCACGGTGCTGAACAATCCGCTGGACCGCATCGCCCGCAAATGGGAAGGGCTTTTTGATGTGGTGGTGCTGGATGCCCCCTGTTCTGGGGAGGGCATGTTCCGCAAGGACCCTGAGGCCCTCTCAGAGTGGCGAGAAAGCACCCCGGAGCGTCTGGGCAGGTTGCAGCAGGACCTGATCGAGCAGGCGGCCACCCTGACCGCTCCAGAGGGAACGCTGGTCTACTCCACCTGCACTTTCTCGCTTGAAGAGAATGAGCAGGTGATCGAGCAGTTCCTCAGAAAGCATCCTGAATTTCAGCTGGATTCTGCCCACCTGCACCCGGGCTTTGCTGAGGGATTTGGTCTCCCTGAGACTGCCCGTCTGTTCCCTCACAGGCTGGAAGGTGAAGGGCACTTCATGGCGAAACTGGTTCGCACCGATGGTGAGGAGGGCGACTTCAGCTATGAGGAGCATGCGAAGGTCAGCAAGCCTGCCCTGAAGGTGTGGGAAGAGTTCCGCAGAGGGCACCTTCTGGGAGAGCTTGATGGAGTGGTCACCGAGCGTGCAGGACACCTGTATCTGGTCCGGGAGCACCTGCCTTCACTGTCCGGTCTGAAGGTGCCTGCTCCTGGAATCTATCTGGGAGAGGTGCGCTTTGAGCGGTTTGTGCCTGCCAAGGCCCTGGCCCACCACCTGACCCTCAAACAGGTGAGCCGCCCCCTGGAGGTGGGAGCGGCAGAAGCATTCAAACTTGAATTTGGTGAAAGTGTGGATGTGAATGCACCGGATGGCTGGCACTGGCTGCACTTCTCAGGCGTGGGCCTCACCTGGGGTGTGGTGAAGCGCGGGAAACTGAGGCCTACGCCGCTTCGGGTGTGA
- a CDS encoding Gfo/Idh/MocA family protein gives MTRFKTIIAGCGSMAHTWVEYARQRQDTTIVALVDLYPQTAEKMKEKFQLACPIFTTLEDALQQVDANLVFDITIPDAHKDIALAAFAAGCDVLGEKPMASSLEDARIMMEAAQKAGRTYAIMQNRRYLKPIRAFRDIVHSGQIGTPGFATASFFIGAHFGGFRDLMDSPLILDMAIHTFDQARFILQADPVSVYCHEFNPKGSWYQGNAAAVCIFEMSDGSVFTYNGSWCAEGVQTSWEAQWRVMGSLGTAIWDGEQLYAEKVKDPEQQAFQRDLERVEAEDSWQGREGHFGCLDEMFEALIEGRDPETVCTDNIKSMQMVFGALESARTGQRVMLWEQPRA, from the coding sequence CCCACACCTGGGTGGAGTACGCCCGGCAACGTCAAGACACCACCATCGTCGCTCTGGTGGACCTTTACCCCCAGACCGCAGAAAAAATGAAGGAGAAGTTCCAGCTCGCCTGCCCGATCTTCACCACCCTGGAAGATGCCCTGCAACAGGTGGATGCCAACCTGGTTTTTGACATCACCATCCCAGATGCCCACAAGGACATTGCCCTCGCTGCTTTCGCTGCAGGATGTGACGTGCTCGGTGAAAAACCAATGGCCTCCTCCCTGGAAGATGCCCGCATCATGATGGAAGCTGCACAGAAAGCAGGCCGCACCTACGCCATCATGCAAAACCGCCGCTACCTCAAACCCATCCGGGCCTTCCGGGACATTGTGCACTCCGGCCAGATTGGTACCCCTGGATTTGCCACCGCCAGCTTCTTCATCGGGGCACACTTCGGAGGCTTCCGGGACCTGATGGACAGCCCCCTGATCCTGGACATGGCCATTCACACCTTCGATCAGGCCAGATTCATCCTGCAGGCCGATCCTGTATCTGTGTACTGCCATGAATTCAACCCAAAAGGCTCCTGGTATCAGGGGAACGCTGCAGCAGTGTGCATCTTCGAGATGTCGGATGGATCGGTCTTCACCTACAACGGTTCATGGTGCGCTGAAGGGGTGCAGACTTCCTGGGAAGCCCAGTGGCGCGTGATGGGCAGCCTCGGCACTGCCATCTGGGACGGAGAGCAGCTCTATGCTGAAAAGGTCAAAGACCCTGAGCAGCAAGCCTTCCAGCGGGATCTCGAACGCGTTGAAGCCGAGGACAGCTGGCAGGGTCGGGAAGGCCATTTCGGGTGCCTGGACGAGATGTTTGAGGCCCTGATCGAGGGGCGCGACCCAGAGACCGTGTGCACCGACAACATCAAAAGCATGCAGATGGTGTTTGGGGCACTGGAAAGTGCAAGGACGGGGCAGAGGGTGATGCTGTGGGAGCAGCCGAGAGCATAA